Proteins from a single region of Aureibacter tunicatorum:
- the dnaA gene encoding chromosomal replication initiator protein DnaA, producing MQHNDCHNVWSNCLAIIKENVNDQSFKTWFMPIKPLQLVENVLTIQVPSQFFYEYLEEHYVYLLRAAIDHVLGKSGRLEYSVVVDNGFEGNQPYTVNLPNKSNRNGDGNGLNLKGSDYSSPFELKSVEDSVRDSHLNDQYTFENYIEGDCNRLARSAGFAVAQKPGITSFNPLMVYGGVGLGKTHLVQAIGNEIRNNIELGNKFILYVSSEKFTNQFIEALKSNRLQQFQNFYLQVDVLILDDVQFLAGKEKTQEMFFHIFNHLHQNGKQIIMTSDCPPKDLKGLQERLLSRFKWGLTADLQTPDFETRIAIIERKMQADGIHVPKNVIEYLAYTIDTNIRELEGVLISLIAQASLVRKDIDLELAKSTLKHIVEDVDTEMSIDYIQEVVSEYYNLSPKDLKAKSRKKEYVIARQIAMYFSKELTQHSLKSIGYHFGGRDHSTVIHAVQSVNDMLSSGSKHKGEIQEIEKKLKVKVS from the coding sequence ATGCAGCACAACGACTGTCATAATGTATGGAGTAATTGTTTGGCCATTATAAAGGAAAACGTTAATGATCAAAGTTTTAAGACTTGGTTCATGCCCATCAAGCCATTGCAGCTTGTTGAAAACGTTTTGACTATACAGGTCCCAAGCCAATTCTTCTACGAATATCTGGAAGAGCATTATGTGTATCTTCTAAGAGCCGCTATCGACCATGTATTGGGCAAAAGCGGGCGATTGGAATATTCTGTTGTCGTAGACAATGGTTTTGAAGGTAATCAGCCATACACTGTAAACCTACCCAATAAATCGAACAGAAACGGAGACGGCAATGGCCTTAACCTTAAAGGTAGTGACTACTCAAGTCCTTTCGAGCTAAAGTCAGTCGAAGATTCTGTAAGAGACTCCCATCTAAATGATCAGTACACATTCGAAAATTATATCGAAGGCGACTGCAACAGACTTGCGAGATCTGCAGGATTTGCTGTAGCTCAAAAGCCGGGAATTACTTCTTTCAACCCATTAATGGTATATGGAGGAGTTGGTCTTGGCAAAACTCATTTAGTTCAAGCCATTGGGAACGAGATAAGAAACAATATTGAATTGGGAAATAAATTCATTCTATATGTTTCTTCCGAAAAGTTCACCAATCAATTCATCGAAGCTCTTAAAAGCAACAGACTCCAACAATTTCAGAACTTCTACCTTCAAGTAGATGTGCTTATTTTGGATGACGTGCAATTCTTAGCTGGCAAAGAAAAAACGCAGGAGATGTTTTTTCATATCTTCAATCACTTGCACCAAAATGGCAAGCAAATCATTATGACCAGCGATTGCCCTCCTAAAGACCTTAAAGGCCTTCAGGAAAGATTGCTTTCAAGATTTAAATGGGGCTTAACAGCGGATCTTCAAACTCCGGATTTTGAAACCCGTATAGCCATCATCGAAAGAAAAATGCAAGCGGATGGCATACATGTACCAAAGAATGTCATTGAATACCTTGCTTATACAATAGATACAAACATCAGAGAACTTGAAGGTGTATTGATATCCTTAATCGCTCAAGCCTCTTTGGTAAGAAAAGATATTGATCTTGAATTAGCTAAATCCACTTTAAAGCATATTGTTGAAGATGTGGACACTGAAATGAGCATAGACTATATTCAAGAAGTTGTTTCTGAATATTATAATCTGAGCCCTAAAGACCTTAAAGCCAAATCAAGAAAAAAAGAATATGTAATAGCAAGACAAATAGCTATGTACTTTTCCAAAGAACTCACTCAACATTCTCTTAAATCTATTGGCTACCATTTTGGCGGAAGAGATCATAGCACAGTCATACATGCAGTACAATCTGTTAATGACATGTTATCTAGCGGATCTAAACACAAAGGAGAAATTCAAGAAATAGAGAAAAAGCTTAAAGTAAAAGTTTCATAA
- a CDS encoding cache domain-containing protein, translating into MFKKKTFTLNSLKGRILLNSIVIIIFALGLTNGINYYNSNKLIEEIITKNTIPAHIEKSTLYLKVVFMNINNFVESSLANNILITHWIENDNKDINIIKNHLNRSKRFDENILDIGIITTQGKVHTYMHPNDSMNNLSYKFPWFNQFLKSPHDNYLYKDSDGDQGAVIGVKKIYSENNQLLGVAFSTCDLDQMINYITSKKLGQKGKSYLINNSGNIIISNNNNDYNRSIFDYSGLNKDLLKLSDIPESGSKINYNDGDDERQLNITPIHLSDWMFVMDFSKTEQLKPLKDSLKSTILVSFICFIISLVIVNIGVKKLDNYIQRLVKKAKSISQGDFKNDISLQSFILEFQAIEKSFSRMEDALIKATKFAQNIGKNELETEFKASGEKDLLSKSLLEMRDSLIDFQNKENKRIWITEGISLFNEITRNEREDLTSLGDAIVKSLVKYTNANQAGLFITNINIKGEKELILASTYAYNRKKHLQKSVKPGESLVGQCYLEKEPIYLNEIPEDYINITSGLGTSNPKSIYLTPMIYDNQVVGIIEIASFATFEKYHKELIDNVAQIVASSISTIQINKNTQKLLEETNLQTQELREQEEEMRQNLEELMASREEINRQEKEYLLKINRLEEKIKELEAEAK; encoded by the coding sequence ATGTTTAAAAAAAAGACGTTTACTTTAAACTCTCTTAAAGGAAGGATTTTACTCAACAGCATTGTCATAATTATTTTCGCCTTAGGACTCACAAATGGGATTAATTACTACAACTCAAATAAATTAATAGAAGAAATAATTACGAAGAATACCATTCCCGCCCATATCGAAAAATCCACCTTATATCTCAAGGTAGTATTTATGAATATCAACAATTTTGTTGAATCATCGCTAGCCAATAACATTTTAATTACTCATTGGATTGAAAATGACAATAAAGATATCAACATCATAAAGAATCATTTAAACAGATCCAAACGATTTGATGAAAATATATTAGACATTGGTATAATAACTACCCAAGGCAAAGTGCATACATATATGCACCCAAACGATAGCATGAACAACCTATCCTATAAGTTCCCATGGTTCAATCAATTTCTTAAATCTCCTCATGACAATTACTTATACAAAGACTCTGATGGAGATCAAGGGGCCGTTATTGGAGTCAAAAAAATATATAGTGAAAACAATCAATTATTAGGAGTAGCCTTCAGCACCTGCGATCTTGATCAAATGATCAATTATATCACTTCCAAAAAGCTTGGGCAAAAAGGAAAAAGTTATCTGATCAATAACTCAGGAAACATTATTATTTCTAATAACAACAATGATTATAATAGAAGCATTTTTGATTATTCAGGCCTAAATAAAGATTTATTAAAACTTTCCGACATACCTGAATCTGGCTCTAAAATTAATTATAACGATGGTGATGACGAAAGGCAATTGAATATAACGCCTATTCATTTATCCGACTGGATGTTTGTCATGGACTTTTCCAAAACAGAACAACTAAAGCCGTTAAAAGACAGCCTAAAAAGCACAATATTAGTATCCTTTATATGCTTTATCATATCATTGGTAATTGTTAATATTGGAGTTAAAAAACTAGACAACTATATTCAAAGGCTAGTCAAAAAGGCAAAAAGCATTAGCCAAGGAGACTTCAAAAATGACATTTCATTACAAAGCTTTATCCTCGAATTTCAAGCGATTGAAAAATCATTCAGTAGAATGGAAGACGCATTGATTAAGGCTACTAAATTCGCTCAAAATATAGGAAAAAACGAACTCGAAACTGAGTTCAAGGCATCTGGAGAGAAAGATCTTCTTAGTAAATCATTGCTTGAGATGCGTGACTCTTTAATTGACTTTCAGAATAAAGAAAATAAAAGAATTTGGATCACTGAAGGCATATCATTGTTTAACGAGATCACAAGAAATGAAAGGGAAGACCTTACTTCTTTAGGAGATGCAATAGTTAAATCTCTAGTAAAGTACACTAATGCAAATCAAGCAGGGTTATTCATAACTAATATTAATATCAAAGGAGAAAAAGAACTAATACTTGCCTCTACTTATGCATATAACAGAAAAAAACACTTGCAAAAAAGTGTAAAACCTGGCGAATCACTAGTCGGACAATGCTATTTAGAAAAAGAACCTATTTATCTTAATGAAATTCCTGAAGATTACATAAACATCACTTCAGGACTTGGCACTTCAAACCCTAAAAGCATATATCTGACTCCTATGATTTATGATAATCAAGTTGTAGGAATTATCGAAATCGCATCATTCGCTACTTTTGAAAAATATCACAAAGAACTCATAGACAATGTAGCTCAAATTGTCGCATCTTCAATTTCCACAATCCAGATAAATAAAAACACCCAAAAACTGCTTGAGGAAACAAACCTGCAAACACAAGAGCTTAGAGAACAAGAAGAAGAAATGCGTCAAAATTTAGAAGAATTAATGGCCTCTAGGGAAGAAATAAATAGGCAAGAAAAAGAGTATTTATTAAAAATAAACCGCTTGGAAGAAAAGATAAAAGAATTAGAAGCAGAGGCTAAGTAA
- a CDS encoding polyprenyl synthetase family protein: MTMEIKDIKAPIQDEMVAFETHFRGSVKSKVFLLDKIMSYIIKRKGKQMRPMFVFLTAGTTGSISEKSYRGAALIELLHTATLVHDDVVDEANYRRGFFSVNALWKNKIAVLVGDYLLSRGLLLSVDHGDFDLLKIVSTAVKEMSEGELLQIEKARKLDITEEVYYEVIRQKTASLIASCCSVGACSSGASPEVVEKMRLFGEKVGMAFQIKDDLFDFGHDEVGKPLGIDIKEKKMTLPLIHALRNSDWLTRRKVLYTIKNKSHKPEKVKEVIEFVRKSGGLDYAENKMKEFYSEALSILNEFDDSEYKKALKGLVDYTILRKK, translated from the coding sequence ATGACAATGGAAATTAAAGATATAAAAGCACCCATTCAAGATGAAATGGTAGCTTTTGAGACGCATTTTAGAGGGTCGGTTAAAAGCAAGGTTTTTCTTTTGGATAAGATAATGTCTTACATAATCAAAAGAAAAGGAAAGCAAATGAGACCCATGTTTGTTTTTTTGACTGCAGGGACTACGGGAAGTATTTCAGAAAAGTCTTATAGAGGTGCTGCATTGATAGAATTGTTGCATACAGCTACTTTGGTTCATGATGACGTAGTTGATGAGGCGAATTATAGACGTGGATTTTTTTCTGTGAATGCTCTTTGGAAGAACAAAATAGCTGTGCTAGTAGGAGATTATCTTTTGTCAAGAGGCTTGTTGCTTTCTGTTGATCATGGAGATTTTGATTTGTTGAAAATTGTTTCGACAGCCGTCAAAGAAATGAGTGAAGGAGAGTTGCTTCAAATTGAAAAAGCCAGAAAACTTGATATTACTGAAGAGGTTTATTATGAAGTGATAAGGCAAAAGACAGCATCATTAATTGCATCTTGTTGCTCTGTAGGCGCTTGTAGTTCAGGAGCAAGTCCGGAAGTTGTGGAAAAAATGAGGTTGTTTGGCGAGAAAGTCGGTATGGCATTTCAGATCAAAGATGATTTGTTTGATTTTGGACATGACGAAGTAGGTAAGCCGTTGGGGATAGATATTAAAGAAAAGAAAATGACACTTCCTTTGATTCATGCCTTGAGGAATTCTGATTGGCTTACAAGAAGAAAAGTGCTTTACACAATAAAAAACAAGAGTCATAAGCCGGAGAAAGTGAAAGAAGTCATAGAATTTGTGAGAAAATCAGGTGGTTTGGATTACGCTGAAAATAAAATGAAAGAGTTTTATTCTGAAGCTTTAAGTATTTTAAATGAATTTGATGACTCGGAATATAAAAAAGCGCTTAAGGGGTTGGTTGATTATACAATATTAAGAAAAAAATAG
- a CDS encoding T9SS type A sorting domain-containing protein: protein MIKNLFCFTVLYFHFAINVFPQSRFNISSSDREFLINTSEGTVSLNQISGLNAVQVDLFVHNKVERLAVFDRTSGKLYFFSISENDEEFYLDEKFTNEFTVAPKSWVKFRDYDGDGNTDIWTASNLGVKVYKNKGGVNLEFDLVADPLLVKGLSNNEVNLNPSDLDIFILRDIDNDGDLDVLMYNFSTGEDLYYYRNYSQENEGNNLNLIYKLETTSFGEFKECDCEKVPYVFQGAECDYSNAVSGSRIKHIGGKSLEVFESGDYSIIAGHEQCKELFLVGDKNYNKYSFTDFDLLRDNSGRSIDLFYYPSVYDVRISGRQFLFYSTNLENDPRNDNSKSIYYSLVKAGSLETPRTLNLENYLDFGSNSVLVSYDFDQDGLKDLLVSSDQLIDGVTNAEFNYYKGISKTEFAYIDTDRFSIFENEWMNVIPRHLYLNGRDYLFINQIDKGRLTGRLSYLTDFKNGISVSEIIETQVEISRNDNYIFLDIDDDGDLELLVLKSSGTIDTYQIEENLKFSKELDPFIDIDKYEMMPLYFIEKVEDNTFVLIDTEGKWYEWDRSADHVQPLGYDSQENSFISGRKTQLLKIEDGLSNYCLLGGVSGGVGLVSLNESKEFEDNFVIFPNPQNLWVHNSLKVISKDKSQLTIYNSLGQLIFEPMALVSGINDLNISFETQGMYFFVFTSEGEVLAKRKVMVHE from the coding sequence ATGATAAAAAATCTATTTTGTTTTACTGTATTGTATTTTCATTTTGCTATCAATGTATTCCCTCAAAGTCGGTTTAATATAAGCTCTTCAGACCGAGAATTTCTTATTAACACTAGTGAAGGCACAGTTAGTTTGAATCAGATAAGCGGTTTGAATGCTGTGCAAGTTGATTTATTTGTCCATAATAAAGTTGAACGTTTAGCTGTGTTTGACCGAACATCTGGAAAATTATACTTTTTTTCTATTAGCGAAAATGATGAGGAATTTTATTTAGATGAAAAGTTCACTAATGAATTTACTGTTGCCCCGAAAAGTTGGGTTAAATTTCGTGATTATGATGGAGATGGGAATACAGATATTTGGACAGCGTCAAATCTAGGGGTGAAAGTGTATAAAAATAAAGGAGGTGTAAATCTTGAATTTGACTTGGTTGCCGATCCGTTGTTAGTGAAGGGCTTGTCTAATAATGAAGTTAACTTGAATCCATCTGATTTAGACATATTTATATTGAGGGATATCGATAATGATGGAGATTTAGATGTTTTAATGTATAATTTCTCAACTGGTGAGGACTTGTATTATTATAGAAACTATAGCCAAGAAAATGAAGGCAACAATCTGAACTTAATTTATAAATTAGAAACAACATCATTTGGTGAATTTAAAGAATGCGATTGCGAAAAAGTTCCATATGTGTTTCAAGGTGCAGAGTGTGATTACAGCAATGCCGTGAGTGGGAGTAGGATAAAGCATATAGGAGGTAAATCGTTAGAGGTCTTTGAAAGTGGTGACTATTCTATAATTGCGGGGCATGAACAGTGCAAGGAGTTGTTTTTAGTAGGAGATAAAAATTATAACAAGTATAGTTTTACTGACTTTGATTTGTTAAGAGATAATTCTGGTCGATCGATTGATTTGTTTTATTACCCTTCAGTTTATGATGTGAGGATATCAGGAAGGCAGTTTCTTTTTTATTCAACAAATTTGGAAAATGATCCAAGAAACGATAATTCCAAGTCCATCTACTATTCACTTGTGAAGGCTGGAAGTCTTGAAACCCCAAGGACTCTTAATTTAGAAAACTATTTAGATTTTGGCAGTAACTCGGTATTAGTAAGTTATGATTTCGATCAAGATGGGTTAAAGGATTTATTAGTTTCTAGTGATCAGTTGATTGACGGGGTCACTAATGCTGAATTTAATTATTATAAAGGCATTTCCAAGACGGAGTTTGCATATATTGATACTGATAGGTTTTCGATTTTTGAAAATGAATGGATGAACGTGATTCCAAGACACTTATATTTGAATGGGAGAGATTATTTGTTTATAAATCAAATAGATAAAGGCAGATTAACGGGAAGATTATCTTATTTGACAGATTTTAAAAATGGAATTTCAGTAAGTGAAATCATTGAAACTCAAGTAGAGATATCAAGAAATGATAATTATATTTTTCTTGATATTGATGATGATGGAGATTTGGAGCTTTTAGTCCTTAAGAGTTCAGGGACTATTGATACTTATCAAATTGAAGAAAATTTGAAATTTAGCAAAGAGTTAGATCCGTTTATAGATATTGATAAGTATGAGATGATGCCTTTATACTTTATAGAAAAAGTTGAAGATAATACATTTGTTTTGATTGATACTGAAGGTAAATGGTATGAATGGGATCGAAGTGCGGACCATGTTCAACCTTTAGGTTATGATAGCCAAGAAAACTCTTTTATATCAGGCAGAAAGACTCAGTTGTTGAAAATTGAAGATGGACTTAGCAATTATTGTTTGCTGGGAGGTGTATCCGGTGGGGTGGGCTTAGTGAGTTTAAATGAGAGCAAAGAATTTGAGGATAATTTTGTTATTTTCCCAAATCCACAAAATTTGTGGGTTCATAATTCTCTAAAGGTAATTTCTAAGGATAAATCTCAACTAACAATTTATAATTCTCTTGGACAATTGATTTTTGAACCTATGGCTTTAGTTTCAGGAATAAATGATTTGAATATCAGCTTTGAAACTCAAGGTATGTATTTTTTTGTGTTTACAAGCGAGGGTGAAGTTTTAGCGAAAAGAAAGGTAATGGTACATGAGTAA
- a CDS encoding DUF420 domain-containing protein, with amino-acid sequence MSSIELSNKQSFWAIGIISALVPVLVAVLLFVPAKLNIASDWVHILPSFHALVNGTTAVILVLALYFVKQGNFEAHKKSMLVAFVLGGMFLISYVVYHSSVESTKFGDINGDRIVDSAELAQIGAMRYVYLGVLLSHICFAAIVLPLVLMSYYFGLKGLNEKHKKLVRFAYPIWLYVSVTGVVVYMMLKPYYQF; translated from the coding sequence ATGAGCAGTATAGAATTGTCTAATAAACAGTCTTTTTGGGCTATAGGTATAATCTCAGCGTTAGTGCCAGTATTGGTGGCAGTGCTTTTGTTTGTGCCGGCTAAGTTGAATATAGCAAGTGATTGGGTGCATATCTTGCCTTCTTTTCATGCATTAGTAAATGGCACTACAGCTGTTATTCTTGTATTGGCATTGTATTTTGTTAAGCAAGGGAATTTTGAAGCGCATAAGAAGTCAATGTTAGTCGCTTTTGTATTGGGAGGCATGTTTTTGATTTCTTACGTGGTTTACCATTCGAGCGTTGAATCTACCAAATTTGGCGATATTAATGGAGATCGAATTGTAGACAGTGCTGAGTTGGCTCAAATTGGTGCAATGAGGTATGTGTATTTAGGCGTGTTGCTGTCTCACATCTGTTTTGCGGCTATTGTGCTTCCTCTCGTTTTGATGTCATATTACTTCGGTTTGAAAGGCTTGAATGAGAAACATAAGAAATTAGTTCGTTTTGCCTATCCAATATGGCTATATGTGTCAGTGACTGGCGTTGTGGTATATATGATGTTGAAACCTTATTATCAGTTCTAA
- a CDS encoding cytochrome C oxidase subunit IV family protein, with protein MGQIETPVAKKEVKPANPETIKKLLKVAVIIFAITVGEFVLAYTLDRGLFLYSLFIGLTMLKAAYIVLEFMHLKYENKTLIWSILLPCLFLIWFIIALLNEGGAVFEARFF; from the coding sequence ATGGGACAGATAGAAACACCAGTAGCAAAAAAAGAAGTTAAGCCAGCGAATCCTGAGACGATCAAAAAGCTTTTAAAAGTTGCTGTTATCATTTTCGCGATTACAGTAGGTGAATTTGTTTTGGCGTACACATTGGATAGAGGTTTATTTCTTTATTCGTTGTTCATCGGTTTGACAATGCTTAAGGCTGCTTATATTGTGCTTGAGTTTATGCACTTGAAATATGAGAATAAAACATTAATTTGGTCAATCTTATTGCCATGTTTATTTCTGATATGGTTTATAATAGCATTGCTTAATGAAGGTGGAGCCGTATTTGAAGCTCGCTTTTTTTAG
- a CDS encoding cytochrome c oxidase subunit 3, translating into MAANTATVDASTRWGGAYKPLDASYGKLMMWFFLLSDVFTFAGLLIAYGMIRYSFPAYPAEILTPENFVPSADYWPVPEMVFTAVPFLHGVHLPLVFVALMSFILIISSVTMVLAVEAGQRMDQKAVEKWMLWTILGGITFLGCQAWEWSHFIHGAGKGTVVNQLIDGKFVDQLFHGANLSYNEYGPQAFAQLFFFITGFHGFHVFSGIVLLIIIFYNVVIGTYERRGHYEMVEKVGLYWHFVDLVWVFVFTFFYLI; encoded by the coding sequence ATGGCTGCAAATACAGCAACAGTAGATGCGTCAACAAGATGGGGCGGTGCTTATAAGCCTCTTGATGCAAGCTATGGAAAACTGATGATGTGGTTTTTTCTACTATCGGATGTTTTTACATTTGCGGGATTGTTGATTGCGTATGGAATGATTCGCTATTCATTTCCTGCATATCCTGCGGAGATTCTAACTCCAGAAAACTTTGTGCCTAGCGCTGATTATTGGCCGGTGCCAGAGATGGTTTTTACTGCAGTTCCATTTTTGCATGGAGTGCATTTGCCTTTGGTATTCGTTGCTTTGATGAGTTTTATTTTGATCATTAGCTCTGTGACTATGGTATTGGCTGTGGAAGCAGGACAAAGAATGGATCAAAAAGCAGTTGAAAAATGGATGCTTTGGACGATTCTTGGAGGTATAACTTTCTTAGGTTGCCAGGCTTGGGAGTGGAGTCACTTCATTCATGGAGCAGGTAAAGGAACGGTTGTCAATCAATTGATTGATGGCAAGTTTGTAGATCAATTGTTTCATGGAGCAAACTTGTCATATAACGAGTATGGTCCTCAGGCATTTGCGCAATTGTTCTTCTTTATTACTGGATTCCACGGTTTCCACGTATTCTCTGGTATCGTACTTTTGATTATCATTTTTTATAATGTTGTTATTGGTACTTATGAGAGAAGAGGTCATTACGAAATGGTTGAAAAAGTAGGTCTTTACTGGCACTTTGTTGACCTTGTATGGGTATTTGTATTTACATTCTTCTACTTAATCTAA
- a CDS encoding cytochrome c oxidase subunit 3, with the protein MTNNQSILTQEPQTTLSINPHKFSLWIFMVNVIMLFAAFTSAYIVKQGEGNWFEFELPYTFIVSTVIVLLSSGSLHWAYRSAKKDNLSGLYIGMSITVILGLAFLASQYWSWVLFVENNVHFVGPPSGSFVYVLMGVHGVHLISGVLVLLYMYRKVAKKLVSSTNMNSMDMAVTYWHFLGLLWVYLHVFLVLNN; encoded by the coding sequence ATGACCAACAATCAATCTATACTAACCCAAGAACCTCAAACCACACTTTCCATAAATCCCCATAAATTTTCATTATGGATCTTTATGGTAAATGTGATCATGCTTTTTGCCGCATTTACAAGTGCATATATTGTAAAGCAGGGGGAAGGCAACTGGTTTGAATTTGAATTGCCGTATACGTTTATAGTTTCGACTGTAATCGTATTGTTAAGCAGTGGTAGCTTGCATTGGGCTTACCGATCTGCCAAGAAGGATAACCTTTCTGGTTTGTATATAGGTATGTCGATAACAGTGATTTTAGGCTTGGCTTTTCTAGCTAGTCAATATTGGTCGTGGGTATTGTTTGTTGAAAACAATGTTCACTTCGTAGGCCCTCCATCAGGCTCCTTTGTTTATGTTTTGATGGGCGTTCATGGTGTTCACTTGATTTCTGGAGTATTGGTGTTGCTTTATATGTATCGTAAAGTGGCTAAAAAACTAGTAAGCTCCACGAATATGAATTCAATGGATATGGCTGTTACATATTGGCATTTCTTGGGATTGTTGTGGGTTTATCTACACGTTTTTTTAGTATTGAATAATTAA
- the cyoE gene encoding heme o synthase translates to MIATKYNNEISLALITAKAKDYLALLKFRLSFLVAFSSAFGYVIGTKGNFDWLNLMMLSLGGFLVSGASITLNQIQEKEYDKVMKRTSNRPLPTGRVSDLEAYIYAALVGFIGFVLLMVYTNALTTMLSLLSLVLYAFAYTPLKRKGPIAVFVGAIPGALPPLLGWVAATGTIGIEGLVIFSIQFFWQFPHFWAIAWVADEDYKKAGFKLLPNGGSKDLNTAIQIMIYTLFLIPLGLLPAMSGMTGATSAVVATICGILFLTQTFSLMKDGSRKSALKIMFGSFFYLPIVQIAYLLDQL, encoded by the coding sequence ATGATAGCAACAAAATACAATAATGAGATATCGTTAGCATTGATTACAGCTAAGGCCAAAGACTATTTGGCCTTGCTGAAATTCAGATTGTCGTTTTTAGTGGCATTTTCATCCGCATTCGGATATGTGATAGGCACTAAGGGCAATTTTGATTGGCTTAATCTGATGATGTTGTCTTTAGGGGGATTTCTTGTTTCTGGAGCGTCGATTACGCTTAATCAGATTCAGGAAAAAGAGTACGACAAAGTGATGAAGCGTACGTCTAACCGTCCTTTGCCTACAGGCAGAGTTTCGGATCTTGAAGCTTATATCTATGCCGCTCTTGTGGGATTTATTGGTTTTGTATTGCTTATGGTTTATACCAATGCTTTGACAACTATGCTGTCTTTGCTCTCTCTGGTTTTGTATGCATTTGCGTATACTCCGCTAAAGAGAAAGGGACCAATAGCTGTGTTTGTAGGAGCTATACCGGGAGCGTTGCCGCCCTTATTGGGTTGGGTAGCTGCTACGGGAACAATTGGAATTGAGGGGTTGGTTATATTTTCTATTCAGTTTTTCTGGCAATTTCCTCATTTTTGGGCGATTGCTTGGGTGGCTGACGAAGATTATAAAAAGGCTGGATTCAAACTTCTTCCAAATGGAGGTAGCAAGGATTTGAATACAGCAATTCAGATTATGATTTATACCTTGTTTTTGATTCCGTTAGGCTTATTGCCTGCGATGTCAGGAATGACGGGAGCCACATCTGCGGTTGTGGCAACGATTTGCGGTATTTTATTTCTTACGCAGACTTTTTCATTGATGAAAGATGGCTCGCGAAAGTCCGCATTGAAAATCATGTTTGGATCGTTTTTCTATCTACCTATTGTTCAAATTGCGTATTTACTAGATCAGTTATAA